From a single Hymenobacter sp. YIM 151500-1 genomic region:
- a CDS encoding flavin-containing monooxygenase — translation MSSSPLKICLIGAGSSGLTAAKALKEASLAFDCFEKGSALGGNWRYDNDNGLSSAYRSLHINTNRHIMSYSDFPMPESYPMFPHHSHIIRYFEDYARHFGVDELITYNTEVTSVRPGADGTWRVATRHRSGATAEQEYRAVIVANGHHWSPRYPEPPFPGHFGGEVLHSHYYRTPDQLQGRNLVIVGIGNSAVDIACEAARLHTGRVTVSTRSGAYILPNWLWGRPFDSLASPLVSRLPLGVQRLVLRAALWLAHGNQENYGVPRPRRPLLQEHPTLSQDLLNLAGRGLIQFKPNIRELQGHQILFEDGTTEPADLLLYATGYKVSFPFFDQEFLNVEEQNNLELYRRVVHPDHPGLYFLAFVQPLGAIMPLAEVQARWIARLLTGHCRLPSREAMLRSIEADKQALRRRYSQSPRHTMQVDFYPYKELIEREMRQHVVK, via the coding sequence ATGAGTTCTTCCCCCCTGAAAATCTGCCTGATTGGCGCCGGCTCCTCGGGGCTCACCGCGGCCAAAGCCCTCAAGGAAGCCAGCCTGGCCTTCGACTGCTTCGAGAAGGGCTCCGCGCTGGGCGGCAACTGGCGCTACGACAACGACAACGGCCTGTCGTCGGCGTACCGCTCCCTGCACATCAACACCAACCGCCACATCATGAGCTACTCGGACTTTCCCATGCCCGAGAGCTACCCGATGTTTCCGCACCACTCGCACATTATCCGGTACTTCGAGGACTACGCCCGGCATTTTGGAGTGGACGAGCTCATTACCTACAACACGGAGGTAACCAGCGTGCGGCCCGGCGCCGACGGAACCTGGCGCGTAGCCACCCGCCACCGCAGCGGGGCCACGGCCGAGCAGGAGTACCGGGCCGTCATCGTGGCTAATGGGCACCACTGGAGCCCGCGCTACCCCGAGCCCCCGTTTCCGGGCCACTTCGGCGGCGAGGTGCTGCATTCCCACTACTACCGCACCCCCGACCAGCTTCAGGGCCGAAACCTGGTGATTGTGGGCATCGGCAACTCGGCCGTGGACATTGCCTGCGAAGCGGCCCGCCTCCACACGGGGCGCGTCACGGTCAGCACTCGGAGCGGGGCCTACATTTTGCCCAACTGGCTGTGGGGCCGGCCGTTCGACTCGCTGGCCTCGCCGCTGGTGAGCCGCCTGCCGCTGGGTGTGCAGCGCCTGGTGCTGCGCGCGGCGCTGTGGCTGGCCCACGGCAACCAGGAAAACTACGGCGTGCCGCGGCCCCGACGCCCCTTGCTGCAAGAGCACCCCACCCTGTCGCAGGATTTGCTCAACCTCGCCGGCCGGGGCCTGATTCAGTTCAAGCCCAACATCCGGGAGCTACAGGGCCATCAGATTCTGTTCGAGGATGGCACCACTGAGCCCGCCGACCTGCTCCTGTACGCCACCGGCTACAAGGTGTCGTTTCCGTTTTTCGACCAGGAGTTTCTGAACGTGGAGGAGCAGAACAACCTGGAGCTGTACCGCCGCGTGGTGCATCCCGACCATCCCGGCCTGTATTTCCTGGCCTTTGTGCAGCCGCTGGGCGCCATCATGCCCCTGGCCGAAGTGCAGGCCCGCTGGATTGCGCGCCTGCTCACGGGCCACTGCCGCCTGCCCTCCCGCGAGGCCATGCTCCGCAGCATTGAGGCCGATAAGCAAGCCCTGCGCCGGCGCTACAGCCAGTCGCCCCGCCACACTATGCAGGTGGATTTCTACCCCTACAAAGAGCTGATTGAGCGGGAAATGCGGCAGCATGTGGTGAAGTAA
- a CDS encoding class I SAM-dependent rRNA methyltransferase produces MPASVTLKPGKDQSLRRRHPWVFSGAIARLQGEVVEGEVVTVLAAGGETLGVGHYAPGSIAVRMLDFGPAAQLPTAAFWQERLRNAYQLRQGLGLTGTGTTDVYRLAHAEGDGLPGLIIDVYGNTAVVQAHSAGMYRARPLIAEALQQVIPGLRAIYDKSAETVPQKAAPGAQNGYLFGQSSGQEHVVHENGTPFVVDWETGQKTGFFIDQRDNRSLLARYAPGRRVLNTFCYTGGFSSYALRAGAELVHSVDSSKRAIELTERNAALTGLDGKHEAYAQDVFSFLKDRHNQYDLIVLDPPAFAKHLSARHNALMGYKRLNVAGIRQIAPGGLLFTFSCSQVVSMELFEGAVLAAAIEAGRPARILHRLTQPADHPVSLFHPEGEYLKGLVLAVE; encoded by the coding sequence ATGCCCGCCTCCGTCACGCTCAAACCCGGAAAAGACCAGTCCCTGCGCCGTCGGCATCCGTGGGTGTTTTCGGGGGCCATTGCCCGCTTGCAGGGCGAGGTGGTGGAGGGCGAAGTGGTGACGGTGCTGGCCGCGGGCGGCGAGACCCTGGGCGTGGGTCACTACGCGCCGGGCTCCATTGCCGTGCGCATGCTCGACTTCGGGCCCGCGGCCCAGCTGCCCACGGCGGCTTTCTGGCAAGAGCGGCTCCGCAACGCCTACCAGCTGCGCCAGGGCCTGGGCCTGACGGGCACCGGCACCACCGACGTGTACCGCCTGGCTCACGCCGAGGGCGACGGGCTGCCCGGCCTCATCATCGACGTGTACGGCAATACGGCCGTGGTGCAGGCCCACAGCGCCGGCATGTACCGGGCCCGCCCGCTTATTGCCGAGGCCTTGCAGCAGGTGATTCCCGGCCTGCGGGCCATCTACGACAAAAGCGCCGAAACCGTACCGCAGAAAGCCGCGCCGGGCGCCCAGAACGGCTACCTCTTCGGGCAGAGCAGCGGGCAGGAGCACGTGGTGCACGAAAACGGTACGCCCTTCGTAGTAGACTGGGAAACGGGGCAGAAAACCGGCTTTTTCATCGACCAGCGCGACAACCGCAGCCTGCTGGCCCGCTACGCGCCGGGCCGGCGGGTGCTCAACACCTTCTGCTACACCGGCGGCTTCAGCTCCTACGCTCTCCGGGCCGGGGCCGAGCTGGTGCACTCCGTCGATTCGAGCAAGCGGGCCATTGAGCTGACGGAGCGCAACGCCGCCCTGACTGGCCTCGACGGCAAGCACGAGGCTTACGCCCAGGACGTGTTCAGCTTCCTGAAGGACCGCCACAACCAGTACGACCTTATCGTGCTCGACCCGCCGGCCTTTGCCAAGCACCTCTCGGCCCGCCACAATGCCCTGATGGGCTACAAGCGCCTGAACGTGGCCGGCATCCGGCAGATTGCGCCGGGCGGGCTGCTGTTCACGTTCAGCTGTTCGCAGGTGGTAAGCATGGAGCTGTTTGAAGGGGCCGTGCTGGCCGCCGCCATCGAAGCCGGCCGCCCCGCCCGCATCCTGCACCGCCTCACCCAGCCCGCCGACCACCCCGTGAGCCTCTTCCACCCCGAAGGCGAGTACCTGAAAGGCCTCGTGCTGGCCGTGGAGTAA
- a CDS encoding SGNH/GDSL hydrolase family protein, translating into MLLPILLGVGTAGAGLLALSAWAERRLLRPDAHYPRPPVPAAAPGTRRLVCAGDSLTHGNMSASYVAPLAARLAPAGVEVLNAGINADLTHTLLRRLDDVVAARPDFVSLLIGTNDVNATLGPGQLRHYRRLGKLTPAEQPSPEAYRQNLTQLLRRLRQETTARVAVLSLPPLGEDLHHEANRRADHYCAIIREVAQAEGATYLSLRERLQELLHQQPSHPRVRFEQTTRLIRLAVVQHYGLGQSWDQIAAGHGCRFLTDNLHLNTAGAAVIEELIAGWVEQQLGAREARG; encoded by the coding sequence ATGCTGCTACCTATTCTGCTGGGCGTGGGCACCGCCGGGGCCGGGCTGCTAGCCCTCAGTGCCTGGGCCGAGCGCCGCCTGCTACGCCCCGATGCCCACTACCCCCGCCCACCCGTGCCGGCCGCCGCGCCCGGCACGCGGCGCCTGGTGTGCGCCGGCGACTCGCTTACCCACGGCAACATGAGCGCCAGCTACGTAGCGCCGCTGGCCGCCCGCCTGGCACCGGCCGGGGTAGAGGTGCTGAACGCCGGCATCAACGCCGACCTCACCCACACCCTGCTCCGGCGCCTCGATGACGTGGTGGCCGCCCGCCCCGATTTTGTGTCGCTGCTCATCGGCACCAACGACGTGAATGCCACCCTGGGCCCCGGCCAGCTGCGCCACTACCGGCGCCTCGGCAAGCTAACCCCGGCGGAACAGCCTTCGCCGGAAGCTTACCGCCAGAACCTGACGCAGCTGCTGCGCCGCCTGCGCCAGGAAACCACAGCGCGGGTGGCGGTGCTGTCGTTGCCGCCCCTGGGGGAGGACCTGCACCACGAAGCCAACCGCCGCGCCGACCACTACTGCGCCATTATCCGGGAAGTAGCCCAGGCCGAAGGCGCCACCTACCTGTCCCTGCGGGAGCGGCTGCAGGAGCTTCTGCACCAGCAGCCCAGCCACCCGCGGGTGCGCTTCGAGCAAACCACCCGGCTAATCCGGCTGGCCGTGGTGCAGCACTACGGCCTGGGCCAGAGCTGGGACCAGATAGCCGCCGGCCACGGCTGCCGCTTCCTCACCGACAACCTGCACCTGAACACGGCCGGCGCCGCGGTGATAGAAGAGCTGATTGCCGGCTGGGTGGAACAGCAGCTGGGTGCCAGGGAAGCCCGCGGGTAA
- a CDS encoding aldo/keto reductase: protein MRYQLLGRSGLRVSELCLGTMTFGEEWGWGASKDESHKIFEAFAEAGGNFIDTANRYTEGTSEKFVGEFIRPDRERFVLATKYSLFTRHGDVNAGGNHRKNLVQSLDASLLRLGTDYIDLYWLHAWDSTTPVEDVMRALDDQVRAG from the coding sequence ATGCGTTACCAGCTTCTCGGTCGCTCCGGCCTGCGTGTTTCGGAATTGTGCCTTGGCACCATGACTTTTGGCGAAGAATGGGGCTGGGGTGCCAGCAAAGACGAAAGCCACAAGATATTTGAAGCCTTTGCTGAAGCCGGCGGCAACTTCATCGACACAGCCAACCGCTACACCGAGGGTACCAGCGAGAAGTTTGTGGGCGAGTTTATCCGCCCCGACCGGGAGCGATTCGTGCTGGCTACCAAGTACTCGCTCTTCACCAGGCACGGCGACGTAAACGCGGGCGGCAACCACCGCAAAAACCTGGTGCAGAGCCTCGACGCCAGCCTCCTGCGCCTCGGCACCGACTACATCGACCTGTACTGGCTTCATGCCTGGGATTCAACCACGCCCGTGGAAGATGTGATGCGCGCCCTCGACGACCAAGTACGAGCCGGTTAA
- a CDS encoding DJ-1/PfpI family protein has product MNIVIYLYHGITALDAVGPYEILSRLPQANVQFVGTQKGVIVTDTHFLKLVADYELAEIDRADILVVPGSTVAFVRETKNQALLAWIQRIHTTTTWTTSVCTGSLILGAAGLLRGLPATSHWAARPLLAEYGAVPTAARYVIEGKIITAAGVSAGLDMALGLVGKLCGADRAQAQQLLVEYDPQPPYQSGNAERAAANTVDWSRSLLAKDARKDLTLWDVVRHAQALLKLKKAR; this is encoded by the coding sequence ATGAACATCGTCATCTACCTCTATCACGGCATCACGGCGCTGGACGCGGTAGGGCCCTACGAAATTCTGAGTCGTCTGCCGCAGGCCAACGTCCAGTTCGTAGGCACCCAGAAGGGCGTCATCGTAACCGACACGCATTTTCTAAAGCTGGTGGCAGACTACGAACTGGCGGAAATAGACCGCGCCGACATTCTGGTGGTTCCGGGCTCTACCGTGGCTTTCGTCCGGGAAACTAAAAATCAGGCACTGCTGGCCTGGATTCAGCGCATTCACACCACAACCACCTGGACGACGAGCGTCTGTACCGGCTCGCTTATCCTGGGAGCGGCGGGACTGCTACGCGGCTTGCCAGCTACTTCGCACTGGGCCGCGCGCCCGCTGCTGGCCGAGTACGGAGCCGTGCCCACGGCGGCGCGCTACGTAATTGAGGGAAAGATTATTACGGCGGCCGGTGTTTCGGCCGGCCTGGATATGGCCCTGGGCCTGGTGGGGAAGCTCTGCGGCGCGGACCGAGCCCAAGCCCAGCAATTGCTGGTGGAATACGACCCGCAGCCGCCCTACCAGAGCGGCAACGCCGAGCGAGCCGCCGCCAACACGGTGGACTGGTCGCGTAGCTTGCTAGCCAAGGACGCCCGCAAAGACCTGACTCTGTGGGACGTGGTACGGCACGCGCAGGCGCTATTGAAACTGAAAAAAGCCCGCTAA
- a CDS encoding aldo/keto reductase, translating into MARAFGLSITPWAPLAGGALTGKYLQGETGRVAENSARRNERSPSIVREVVAVAQEIGCTPAQAAVRWTMQRPDGHVVPRTVAQMQDSLGATEVRLSEEQVRRLDKVSTIELGFPHDFLASDAVQDVLFGGTRALLDV; encoded by the coding sequence ATGGCCCGCGCCTTTGGCCTGAGCATCACGCCCTGGGCGCCCCTGGCTGGCGGAGCCCTTACCGGCAAGTACTTGCAGGGTGAAACCGGCCGCGTGGCCGAAAACAGTGCCCGCCGCAACGAGCGGAGCCCCAGCATCGTGCGGGAGGTAGTAGCGGTGGCACAGGAAATCGGCTGCACCCCGGCCCAGGCCGCCGTACGCTGGACCATGCAGCGCCCCGATGGCCACGTGGTGCCCCGCACCGTGGCGCAGATGCAAGACAGCCTGGGTGCCACGGAGGTGCGGCTCAGTGAGGAGCAGGTGCGGCGGCTGGATAAGGTGAGTACGATTGAGCTGGGCTTCCCGCACGATTTTCTGGCTTCGGACGCCGTGCAGGACGTGCTATTTGGCGGTACGCGGGCGTTGCTGGATGTGTGA
- a CDS encoding family 16 glycosylhydrolase, protein MKTTCVPPTAWSMVAWRCAGRAFAAVVLAAATAVPLRAQTAAVSGPPAGTGSWTKTFEDNFDTFDAGKWAKRWACGNGNELGCTYQDRMGTAYEDANVYVQDGKLHIKTERKTTRGKTFTSGVVTTSIRNTGFMQKYGYFEVRMKPASSPGNDPCFWAFPLSKPSAEPFKEIDFAEFGGRGGVVATTSHMPGLGNQTFSKTGNWTSDFHTYGVLWEANKVTLYIDGVLQPGSITKNVVDEAGVLILSDEVRKDNGAWFGNSDNFSGPIISQVDWVRVWKPSGVTLGGTASASQLPGDVFPNPATGSCTIRLTVPTAQPVQLTVVDSRGAQVWAHTLATTPGTNLLPLNTAGLAAGLYTVRVVAGARQLVRSLVVSQ, encoded by the coding sequence ATGAAAACAACTTGTGTACCCCCTACAGCTTGGTCGATGGTTGCCTGGCGCTGCGCCGGCCGCGCCTTCGCGGCAGTGGTGTTGGCGGCTGCCACAGCAGTGCCCCTGCGGGCCCAGACGGCGGCCGTCAGTGGCCCCCCGGCCGGTACCGGCTCCTGGACCAAGACGTTCGAGGACAACTTCGACACGTTTGATGCGGGCAAGTGGGCCAAGCGCTGGGCCTGCGGCAACGGCAACGAACTGGGCTGCACCTACCAGGACCGCATGGGCACGGCCTACGAAGACGCCAACGTGTACGTGCAGGACGGCAAATTGCACATCAAGACCGAGCGTAAGACCACCCGCGGCAAAACCTTTACCTCGGGGGTGGTGACGACCAGCATCCGGAATACTGGCTTCATGCAGAAGTACGGCTATTTCGAGGTGCGCATGAAGCCGGCCAGCTCACCCGGCAACGACCCCTGTTTCTGGGCCTTCCCACTGAGCAAGCCCAGCGCTGAGCCCTTCAAGGAAATAGATTTTGCCGAGTTTGGCGGACGCGGGGGCGTGGTAGCTACCACTTCGCACATGCCGGGCCTGGGCAACCAGACTTTCAGCAAAACCGGCAACTGGACCAGTGACTTCCACACCTACGGCGTGCTGTGGGAAGCAAATAAGGTCACGCTCTACATCGACGGCGTGTTGCAGCCGGGTTCCATTACTAAAAACGTGGTGGACGAGGCCGGCGTACTTATCCTTTCCGATGAGGTGCGCAAGGACAACGGCGCCTGGTTCGGCAACAGCGACAACTTCAGCGGGCCCATCATCTCGCAGGTCGATTGGGTGCGGGTGTGGAAGCCGTCGGGCGTAACGCTGGGCGGCACCGCCTCAGCCAGCCAGCTGCCCGGCGACGTATTTCCGAATCCGGCCACGGGCAGCTGCACCATCCGGCTTACGGTGCCCACGGCCCAGCCCGTGCAGCTAACGGTGGTAGACAGCCGTGGGGCGCAGGTGTGGGCGCATACCCTGGCCACCACGCCCGGCACCAACCTGCTGCCCCTGAACACGGCCGGCCTGGCCGCGGGCCTGTATACTGTGCGGGTAGTGGCCGGCGCCCGGCAGCTGGTACGTAGCCTGGTCGTAAGTCAGTAA
- a CDS encoding MBL fold metallo-hydrolase, which translates to MHTFVCCEYQLFSAMNRRTFLRSGTAMTALVPLLPGADEPRPAAPAKAARFTSNPDLPTLLPPARWPGTPLDAEGRFQNHEFPYRTPGGQVLKWMLQRNPQREEKKADPFQVPIVEGAEFLAMKDDVVVWLGHASFFVRLGGINVLIDPVFGAPPFGKRLSRLPLDPARFTGLDYVLVSHAHYDHCDKDSLQQLHRQNPRARLLTGLGMPALLRRWLPEADLQAAGWYQQYRTDERLRITFVPSRHWSNRSLSDVNETLWGGFVLQGGGRQVYFNGDSGYGSHYRDIGQLFPGLDVALLGAGAYAPRWFMAPNHQDPAQAVQAFHDLGARTLVPMHYGTFDLSDEPPGEPVRHLHELAAGGKLRGQLRVLGAGEVVRPGA; encoded by the coding sequence ATGCATACGTTCGTTTGTTGCGAATACCAGCTGTTTTCTGCCATGAACCGCCGCACCTTTCTGCGCTCCGGAACCGCCATGACGGCGCTAGTGCCCTTGCTGCCGGGCGCCGATGAGCCCCGGCCAGCCGCGCCGGCCAAAGCGGCGCGCTTCACTTCCAACCCCGATCTGCCCACCCTGCTGCCGCCCGCCCGCTGGCCCGGCACGCCCTTGGATGCCGAAGGCCGGTTTCAAAACCACGAGTTTCCGTACCGCACGCCCGGCGGGCAGGTGCTGAAGTGGATGCTACAGCGCAACCCCCAGCGCGAAGAGAAGAAAGCCGACCCGTTCCAGGTGCCCATCGTGGAGGGCGCGGAGTTTCTGGCTATGAAAGACGATGTGGTGGTATGGCTGGGGCACGCCTCGTTTTTCGTGCGGCTGGGTGGCATCAACGTGCTGATTGACCCCGTCTTCGGGGCCCCGCCTTTCGGCAAGCGCCTGTCCCGGCTGCCGCTGGACCCGGCCCGCTTCACTGGCCTCGACTACGTGCTCGTCTCCCACGCCCACTACGACCATTGCGACAAAGACTCCTTGCAGCAGCTGCACCGCCAGAACCCGCGGGCCCGCCTGCTCACGGGCCTGGGCATGCCGGCGCTGCTGCGCCGCTGGCTGCCGGAAGCCGACCTACAAGCGGCCGGCTGGTACCAGCAGTACCGCACCGACGAGCGGCTGCGTATCACCTTCGTGCCCTCCCGCCATTGGTCTAACCGCAGCCTCTCCGACGTGAACGAGACGCTGTGGGGCGGCTTTGTGCTACAGGGCGGCGGGCGGCAGGTGTACTTCAACGGCGACTCCGGCTACGGCTCCCACTACCGCGACATCGGCCAGCTGTTTCCCGGCCTCGACGTGGCGTTGCTCGGGGCCGGCGCCTACGCCCCGCGCTGGTTTATGGCCCCCAATCACCAGGACCCCGCCCAGGCCGTGCAGGCCTTCCACGACCTCGGGGCCCGCACCCTGGTGCCCATGCACTACGGCACCTTCGACCTGTCGGACGAGCCGCCGGGTGAGCCGGTGCGCCATCTGCACGAGCTGGCGGCTGGGGGCAAGCTGCGCGGGCAGCTGCGGGTGCTGGGAGCCGGGGAGGTAGTGCGCCCCGGTGCCTGA
- a CDS encoding TetR/AcrR family transcriptional regulator — protein MPSKADNTKQMIVEKAAPLFNTKGYAGTSMRDILAATGLTKGGVYGNFPGKDEIAAAAFAHSYGKLRAALLRAVASQATAQGRLVAVLKFYRNYTVQPVVAGGCPVMNAAVETDDAYPVLHRQVRAALAELLAGLSRLFAQGITEEALRPDLNPDQEAEYFYAQIQGGILLSQTSGDPRVLNRLLDRLRDYLERQLVR, from the coding sequence ATGCCTTCTAAAGCCGACAATACTAAGCAGATGATTGTTGAGAAAGCTGCCCCCTTGTTTAATACCAAGGGGTATGCAGGCACGTCAATGCGCGACATCTTGGCGGCCACGGGCCTGACTAAGGGAGGAGTGTATGGTAACTTTCCTGGTAAAGATGAAATAGCGGCGGCGGCCTTTGCGCACTCCTACGGGAAATTGCGGGCGGCCTTGTTACGGGCAGTGGCTTCACAGGCCACGGCACAAGGCCGGCTGGTGGCCGTACTGAAGTTTTACCGCAATTACACGGTGCAACCCGTAGTGGCCGGCGGTTGTCCCGTGATGAACGCGGCCGTTGAAACCGACGATGCCTACCCCGTGCTGCACCGGCAAGTACGTGCGGCGCTGGCTGAGCTGCTGGCCGGGCTGAGCCGTCTTTTCGCGCAGGGCATTACAGAGGAGGCGCTTCGGCCGGACCTCAACCCGGACCAGGAAGCAGAATATTTCTACGCCCAGATTCAGGGCGGCATCCTGCTCAGCCAGACCAGCGGCGACCCGCGCGTACTCAACCGGCTGCTGGACCGCCTCCGGGATTATCTGGAACGACAGCTGGTGCGCTGA
- a CDS encoding YybH family protein, giving the protein METTEPTSNLLRLPQQPHELHKYYAAAFNTGDVEQVLRLFEPQAQFVSPAGTVHTGLAAIRAELAGYLRRGGTMRITTRLVLEFEGFALLRSEWELIYEHVPGQSVILRGEGLEVGRRQANGVWQFVVDQPFGPG; this is encoded by the coding sequence ATGGAAACGACCGAGCCCACTTCCAACCTGTTGCGGCTACCTCAGCAGCCACACGAGCTGCATAAGTACTATGCTGCCGCTTTCAACACGGGCGACGTAGAGCAGGTGTTGCGTCTGTTTGAACCCCAAGCCCAATTCGTTTCACCCGCCGGTACGGTGCATACGGGCCTAGCGGCCATCCGCGCCGAGCTAGCAGGCTACCTGCGGCGTGGCGGCACCATGCGCATCACCACGCGGCTGGTGCTGGAGTTTGAGGGCTTCGCGCTGCTGCGCTCCGAATGGGAGCTAATCTATGAACACGTGCCAGGCCAGTCAGTCATCTTGCGTGGCGAGGGCCTGGAAGTAGGCCGCCGGCAGGCCAATGGCGTCTGGCAATTCGTGGTGGACCAGCCGTTCGGGCCGGGGTGA
- a CDS encoding beta propeller repeat protein codes for MKRPSLHFGLLLAALLGSAGAHAQTVLFAGGKSFRTHESPCIAMSADEGKTWNLVFEGARKNMDNPSWVTGLAYGGGKLVAVTNYGVVLTSADKGKTWTAQDVKTPLRLNNGFNGVAYGGGMFLAAGSEDALAYSLDGVTWDRLGSNWQSGQAGAASQATNQAKDAARAKIGALAGGKLGGLGAGLAKAKAATQAAGAAAPGAPQYQTNVDPGEKTMYTHTYGVDFIDGKFYLTGNFGRVAVFVPENGKPKRVSVAHVKEQLTSALRDAASNGKGTIVAFADGMMKSATSTDGGQTWEENFDAPQLVGGGYGNGRFVGVSRFGDVATSTDGKTWKSTNIGGIRDGGSLEDAVYTGKTWVLCGDDNCTWYSPDGQKWTRTNSDKLYLKRIIAVK; via the coding sequence ATGAAACGCCCCTCTCTCCACTTTGGCCTTCTGCTAGCCGCGCTGCTGGGCAGCGCCGGCGCCCACGCGCAAACCGTACTGTTTGCCGGCGGCAAATCCTTCCGCACCCACGAAAGCCCCTGCATTGCCATGTCCGCTGACGAAGGCAAAACCTGGAACCTCGTGTTTGAGGGGGCGCGCAAAAACATGGACAACCCATCCTGGGTAACGGGCCTGGCCTACGGGGGCGGCAAGCTGGTGGCCGTGACCAACTACGGCGTGGTGCTGACTTCCGCTGACAAAGGCAAAACCTGGACGGCGCAGGATGTGAAAACCCCGCTGCGGCTCAACAATGGGTTTAACGGCGTAGCCTACGGGGGCGGCATGTTCCTGGCCGCCGGCTCCGAAGATGCCCTGGCCTATTCCCTCGACGGCGTAACCTGGGACCGGCTGGGCAGCAACTGGCAAAGCGGCCAAGCTGGTGCCGCCAGCCAAGCCACCAACCAGGCCAAGGACGCGGCCCGCGCCAAGATAGGGGCCCTGGCTGGCGGCAAGCTGGGCGGCCTGGGCGCCGGCCTGGCCAAAGCCAAGGCCGCCACGCAAGCGGCAGGCGCCGCAGCTCCCGGTGCGCCCCAGTACCAGACCAACGTGGACCCCGGCGAGAAAACGATGTACACGCACACCTACGGCGTCGACTTCATCGACGGCAAGTTTTACCTCACCGGCAACTTCGGCCGGGTGGCCGTGTTCGTGCCCGAAAACGGCAAGCCCAAGCGCGTGAGCGTGGCCCACGTGAAGGAGCAGCTGACATCGGCCCTGCGCGACGCGGCCAGCAACGGCAAAGGCACCATCGTGGCCTTCGCCGACGGCATGATGAAGTCGGCTACTTCCACCGACGGCGGCCAGACCTGGGAGGAAAACTTCGACGCGCCCCAGCTGGTGGGCGGCGGCTACGGCAACGGCCGCTTCGTGGGCGTGAGCCGGTTCGGCGACGTGGCCACTTCCACCGACGGCAAAACCTGGAAATCGACCAACATCGGCGGCATCCGCGACGGAGGCTCCCTGGAAGATGCCGTGTATACCGGCAAAACCTGGGTGCTCTGTGGCGACGACAACTGCACCTGGTACTCCCCCGACGGCCAGAAGTGGACCCGCACCAACTCCGACAAGCTCTATCTGAAAAGAATAATAGCCGTCAAGTAG